A region from the Lycium barbarum isolate Lr01 chromosome 8, ASM1917538v2, whole genome shotgun sequence genome encodes:
- the LOC132606812 gene encoding uncharacterized protein LOC132606812 isoform X1, with the protein MSSSELLPLPWLVEASIYNVKIGNDTVITTVTDREAIVNSSISELNSELKSTPNPFVGIDVINNGDLLLFHVKKRCLIIQFKRMVVLDYQTEVPQSIKEFLKDHTITFIGPRNISQNSTPSYISGSSSEKIELNRIVDVRYLAGKLLKKPKLLSSTLEELMGEVNVDIKKPVISEGSIRPNWQSSSVLSEEEVKLAMYGVHSCYKIASKLTDAISASVRGQ; encoded by the coding sequence ATGTCATCGTCAGAGCTGTTGCCCCTTCCTTGGCTCGTCGAAGCGAGCATCTACAATGTGAAAATTGGCAACGACACTGTCATCACAACAGTTACTGATCGTGAAGCTATTGTCAACAGTAGCATCTCGGAACTAAATAGTGAATTGAAGAGTACTCCAAATCCATTTGTTGGAATTGATGTGATAAATAATGGAGATTTATTGCTGTTTCATGTGAAAAAACGGTGCCTAATAATTCAATTTAAGCGCATGGTGGTCTTGGATTATCAAACTGAAGTCCCCCAGTCTATTAAGGAGTTCCTGAAGGACCACACTATTACTTTTATAGGTCCTAGAAACATAAGCCAGAACTCTACTCCGTCATATATATCTGGAAGTAGCAGCGAGAAAATAGAACTTAATAGAATTGTGGATGTTCGTTATTTGGCTGGAAAGCTTTTGAAGAAGCCAAAGCTGCTGAGTAGTACACTAGAAGAGTTGATGGGTGAAGTCAACGTTGATATTAAGAAGCCTGTCATTAGTGAAGGCTCAATACGTCCTAATTGGCAATCGTCTTCTGTTCTTTCGGAGGAGGAGGTGAAATTGGCGATGTATGGAGTCCATTCATGCTATAAAATTGCAAGCAAGCTTACTGATGCGATAAGTGCAAGTGTGAGAGGGCAGTAA
- the LOC132606812 gene encoding uncharacterized protein LOC132606812 isoform X2, giving the protein MSSSELLPLPWLVEASIYNVKIGNDTVITTVTDREAIVNSSISELNSELKSTPNPFVGIDVVNNGDLLLCHVKKRCLIIQFKRILDNQTDIPQPLKEFLYDPTITFIGPRYISQKSAFSYYTSEGIIQKLELSRIVDVSYLAGKLLKKPKLLSSPLEELMGEVDVDIKRPVICGGLMRPNWQSSSILSEDEVKFAMYEVHSCYQIASKLTDVISASVSGQ; this is encoded by the coding sequence ATGTCATCGTCAGAGCTGTTGCCCCTTCCTTGGCTCGTCGAAGCGAGCATCTACAATGTGAAAATTGGCAACGACACTGTCATCACAACAGTTACTGATCGTGAAGCTATTGTCAACAGTAGCATCTCGGAACTAAATAGTGAATTGAAGAGTACTCCAAATCCATTTGTTGGAATTGATGTGGTAAATAATGGAGATTTATTGTTGTGTCATGTGAAAAAACGGTGCCTAATAATTCAATTTAAGCGCATCTTGGATAATCAAACTGATATCCCCCAGCCTCTTAAGGAGTTCCTGTATGACCCAACTATTACTTTTATAGGTCCTAGATACATTAGCCAGAAATCTGCATTCTCATATTATACATCTGAAGGTATCATCCAAAAATTAGAACTTAGTAGAATTGTGGATGTTAGTTATTTGGCTGGCAAGCTTCTGAAGAAGCCAAAGCTGCTGAGTAGTCCACTAGAAGAGTTGATGGGTGAAGTTGACGTTGATATTAAGAGGCCTGTCATTTGTGGAGGCTTAATGCGTCCTAATTGGCAATCGTCTTCTATTCTTTCGGAGGACGAGGTGAAATTTGCCATGTATGAAGTCCATTCATGCTATCAAATTGCAAGCAAGCTTACTGATGTGATAAGTGCAAGTGTGAGTGGGCAGTAA